The Spirosoma foliorum genome has a window encoding:
- the uvrB gene encoding excinuclease ABC subunit UvrB has protein sequence MNFKLTSEFQPTGDQPKAIEKLVKGINEGEPAQVLLGVTGSGKTFTVANLIAQTNRPTLVLSHNKTLAAQLYGEFKQFFPENAVEYFISYYDYYQPEAFIATTNTYIEKDLAINEEIDKLRLAATSALMSGRRDVIVVASVSCIYGMGNPEEFKRNVVRIGVGEQMSRNQFLHQLVSILYSRTEGDFQRGNFRVKGDTVDLYVAYADFAYRVIFFGDEIETIQQIDPSTGRKISNETMVTIFPANLFVTGRDTLNNAIHEIQDDMVAQVRYFESEMREQEATRIQERTEFDLEMMRELGYCSGIENYSRYFDRRQPGQRPFCLLDYFPDDFLMVIDESHVTIPQIRAMWGGDRSRKTALVDYGFRLPSAMDNRPLTFQEFEDLSGQSIYVSATPSDYELRKSDGVIVEQLIRPTGLLDPEIEVRPSLNQIDDLLESIDGRIKNGERVLVTTLTKRMAEELTKYLDRVGIKTRYIHSEVKTLDRVEILRDLRLGNFDVLVGVNLLREGLDLPEVSLVAIMDADKEGFLRDIRSLIQTIGRAARNSNGKVIMYADRITGSMEKAIDETNRRRAIQMEYNTDNGITPMTVLKSKEAIMGQTKVADSKAKHFYVEPEEIRIAADPVVRYMGKGDLEKMINETQSKMERAAKDLDFLEAARLRDELFQLRDKLKKETA, from the coding sequence ATGAACTTCAAATTAACTTCTGAATTTCAACCCACCGGCGACCAACCCAAAGCGATTGAGAAGCTGGTCAAGGGTATAAATGAAGGCGAACCAGCGCAGGTATTACTCGGGGTTACTGGCTCAGGCAAGACCTTTACCGTAGCAAACCTCATTGCACAAACCAATCGGCCAACGCTCGTATTAAGTCATAACAAAACGCTGGCGGCTCAGCTTTACGGCGAATTCAAGCAGTTTTTTCCCGAAAATGCGGTTGAGTACTTCATCTCTTACTACGACTATTATCAGCCGGAAGCGTTCATCGCTACCACAAACACCTACATCGAGAAAGACCTTGCCATCAATGAAGAGATCGACAAACTGCGACTCGCGGCAACGTCGGCGCTCATGAGCGGTCGGCGCGATGTGATTGTTGTGGCTTCAGTTTCATGCATCTATGGTATGGGAAACCCTGAAGAATTTAAACGGAACGTGGTCCGAATTGGGGTGGGCGAACAAATGAGCCGCAATCAGTTTCTACATCAGTTAGTTAGCATCTTATACAGTCGCACGGAAGGTGATTTTCAACGAGGTAACTTTCGCGTCAAAGGCGATACGGTTGATCTCTATGTTGCCTATGCCGACTTTGCTTATCGGGTCATTTTCTTCGGCGACGAGATTGAAACAATTCAGCAGATTGACCCCAGCACTGGCCGCAAGATCTCGAATGAGACTATGGTTACAATCTTCCCCGCCAATCTGTTTGTCACGGGCCGGGATACGCTGAACAATGCCATCCACGAAATTCAGGACGACATGGTAGCGCAGGTGCGGTACTTCGAATCGGAGATGCGGGAACAGGAAGCTACGCGTATTCAGGAACGTACCGAGTTCGATCTTGAAATGATGCGGGAGTTGGGCTATTGCTCGGGTATCGAGAACTATTCGCGTTATTTTGATCGACGCCAACCCGGTCAACGCCCCTTCTGTTTGCTGGATTATTTCCCGGACGATTTCCTGATGGTGATTGACGAAAGTCACGTAACGATTCCGCAAATCCGGGCCATGTGGGGTGGCGACCGTTCTCGTAAAACAGCGCTTGTCGATTACGGCTTCCGATTGCCGTCGGCAATGGACAACCGACCGCTAACGTTCCAGGAGTTTGAAGATTTGTCGGGTCAATCGATTTACGTATCGGCTACTCCTTCCGACTACGAACTTCGTAAAAGCGATGGCGTTATCGTAGAGCAACTTATCCGGCCAACGGGCTTGCTAGATCCTGAAATTGAGGTTCGCCCAAGCCTTAACCAGATTGATGATCTGCTCGAATCCATCGATGGCCGTATCAAAAATGGAGAGCGTGTTTTAGTTACCACCCTCACCAAACGGATGGCCGAAGAGCTGACTAAATACCTCGACCGCGTCGGCATTAAAACCCGTTACATTCACTCAGAAGTAAAAACCCTGGATCGAGTCGAAATTCTGCGCGATTTACGATTGGGCAACTTCGATGTATTAGTCGGTGTCAACCTATTGCGTGAAGGGCTTGATTTACCCGAAGTATCGCTGGTAGCCATTATGGATGCCGATAAAGAAGGCTTCCTCCGCGACATTCGGTCACTCATTCAGACCATTGGTCGGGCAGCCCGAAACTCGAATGGCAAAGTAATTATGTATGCCGACCGGATTACAGGTTCGATGGAGAAAGCCATTGATGAAACCAACCGTCGGCGGGCCATCCAGATGGAGTATAATACTGATAATGGTATCACACCAATGACCGTGTTGAAATCCAAAGAAGCCATCATGGGCCAAACCAAAGTGGCCGACTCAAAGGCGAAACATTTCTACGTCGAACCCGAAGAAATCCGCATTGCTGCCGATCCTGTGGTCCGGTATATGGGCAAAGGCGATCTGGAAAAAATGATTAACGAAACGCAATCGAAAATGGAACGGGCCGCCAAAGACCTTGACTTCCTGGAAGCCGCTCGCTTACGCGACGAGTTGTTTCAATTGCGGGATAAACTGAAGAAAGAGACGGCGTAA
- a CDS encoding DUF2911 domain-containing protein yields the protein MKRLLLILGIIAAVVLIGYFSLRSWTKSSSPEAVAQVDQNGLKIKVDYCQPYKKGRKIFGGLVPYGKVWRTGANEATIIEFDQNVVIAGQPLEKGEYTLWTIPSSDGWIAIFNSETGQWGTSYDQTKDVLRVPVASRKHSPMAEQFYISFSPSTTGTDMVLAWDETEAIIPVQKRTNND from the coding sequence ATGAAACGTCTACTGCTTATCCTCGGCATTATCGCAGCCGTTGTACTTATTGGTTATTTCTCTCTGCGTAGCTGGACCAAATCCAGCAGTCCCGAAGCCGTAGCACAGGTCGACCAGAATGGTCTGAAAATAAAAGTAGATTACTGTCAGCCTTACAAGAAAGGACGCAAGATTTTCGGCGGGCTAGTGCCTTATGGAAAAGTCTGGCGGACCGGCGCAAACGAGGCTACGATCATTGAATTCGATCAAAATGTGGTTATCGCTGGACAGCCTTTAGAGAAAGGTGAGTACACACTTTGGACGATTCCGTCTTCCGATGGATGGATCGCTATTTTTAACAGTGAGACTGGCCAATGGGGTACCAGTTACGATCAAACAAAAGACGTACTCCGGGTGCCGGTAGCATCGCGGAAACATAGCCCAATGGCCGAACAATTTTATATCAGCTTTTCGCCATCGACAACAGGTACCGATATGGTTCTGGCGTGGGACGAAACCGAAGCCATCATACCAGTTCAGAAACGAACAAATAATGATTAA
- a CDS encoding alpha/beta hydrolase: MSIRSLLICSYLVVLTLTASAQSRRRAQLTTPQSNGPVPVVAAPQVRLLESMVMNSSLMNQAVKFSIYLPPDYFVSNRRYPVVYLLHGLGDNETGWVQFGEADRIADEGIKSGQLPPMIIVMPNAWATFYVNDYQNKVRYEDMFVQELIPHIDSMFRTRTERTYRAISGLSMGGFGSLTLAMHHPELFSACAALSAAVRTDETFASVPDERYNTVYAPIFSGPVKGQERLTLAWKRNSPITLAKSAPESDLTKVRWYLDCGDDDALTVGNAMLHIALLERKIPHEYRSRDGAHTWSYWRSGLPDALKFIGESFHH, encoded by the coding sequence ATGTCGATACGTAGTTTACTAATTTGTTCGTACCTGGTCGTGCTGACATTAACCGCTTCGGCCCAATCTCGCCGACGTGCTCAGCTAACAACCCCGCAAAGTAATGGCCCTGTTCCGGTAGTAGCCGCCCCGCAAGTTCGGCTGTTAGAGAGCATGGTTATGAATAGTTCGCTGATGAACCAGGCTGTCAAATTCTCGATTTATCTGCCCCCTGATTACTTTGTGTCGAACCGGCGGTATCCAGTTGTTTATCTGTTACACGGCTTAGGTGACAACGAAACCGGCTGGGTGCAGTTTGGCGAAGCCGATCGAATTGCCGACGAAGGTATTAAATCAGGCCAACTGCCGCCAATGATTATTGTCATGCCCAATGCCTGGGCTACCTTTTATGTAAATGATTATCAGAACAAAGTTCGGTATGAGGACATGTTTGTACAGGAACTGATTCCCCACATCGATTCCATGTTCCGGACCCGTACCGAACGTACGTATCGGGCTATTTCGGGGTTATCGATGGGAGGGTTCGGGTCATTGACATTAGCCATGCATCACCCCGAATTATTCAGTGCCTGTGCGGCTCTCAGTGCAGCCGTCCGAACCGACGAAACATTCGCCAGTGTACCTGATGAGCGTTATAATACGGTTTATGCGCCCATATTTAGCGGCCCCGTTAAAGGCCAGGAGCGACTAACGCTTGCCTGGAAACGGAATAGTCCTATTACGCTGGCAAAATCAGCTCCAGAAAGCGATCTGACGAAAGTACGTTGGTATCTTGATTGTGGTGATGATGATGCACTGACTGTTGGCAATGCCATGCTCCACATTGCCCTGTTGGAGCGAAAAATACCGCACGAGTATCGGTCCCGTGATGGCGCACATACCTGGTCGTATTGGCGTAGTGGATTGCCTGATGCGTTAAAGTTTATAGGGGAAAGCTTTCACCATTAA
- a CDS encoding glycoside hydrolase family 2 TIM barrel-domain containing protein: MHKRLLLPIFLTILRLTSSQAQTLPDWEDPQVISQHTEKPHANLIPFATEQQALTASDWRTSPHVKLLNGSWKFRWVKHPKLIPVDFYQPTTNDQNWDNLPVPSNWQVVGAREGRPYDRPIFTNIKHPFPATPPRITADTNAVGLYRMRFTIPASFQDREIFLHFAGVQSTCRVYLNGQPIGYHEDSMTPAEFLLTDKLKAGENLLAVEVINWSDGSYLEDQDFWRFSGIFRDVFLVATPKTYLRDLTIVTDLDDQYRDASLKLTANVRHLATGTQAPYRIRFTLYDPKRTVVFSETINSENATDAGQEALFRLKKDIKAPLLWSAETPALYTLTTQLIGADGQVSEAVSQRIGFREMTLTDGQLLVNGKAVTYKGVNRHEFDPNTGRVISRESMIQDIKLMKQYNINAVRTSHYPNVTDWYDLCDEYGLYVIDEANIESHDLWGKGQTPAAKPEWRDAFVARGRAMVERDKNHPSIVIWSLGNETGMGQNFKDMADIMRLIDPTRPIHYEGRQPYNSTSLTNFDIISTMYPSVDDMVKLMEKDPHRPVIVCEYAHAMGNSVGNLKDYWTAIDKYPRMQGAFIWDWVDQGLRLKNKAGKAYTDHINYIDGANACDGLVNPDRTPQPEINEVKLVYQYVKLNTAAPLVPGQPVKLNVRNTYDFQSLEPFRFEWELIRNGEVVQRGGESNLVAKPGQTQVLTLPIKLNATVDTRQIDGNARPSAAALAERSAQSGEYFLNVSVRLKQATSWAPAGHEVASGQFPIKTDSPTPIVMGMNRIPAVKMTATPAVVTIRGKEFAVVFDKGTGTLSQWIYKGKNLLAQASTAERSAEPGLQPSFWRVPTDNDEGGGQASYAARWRKAGVDTIKARPVEFKLDPRPQMVRVSCTNDLMAVGGSLRQQTDYIVYGTGDIQVTTTYTPSGILPPLARVGMQVQLPTSFTNFTWYGRGPFESYADRKDAAKVGLYESKVANQFFPYTMAQENGNKTDVRWAKLTDEQGFGVLFMSDMSNNSLLNINARDYTDAALLKAKQPNTQDLERGNVTVLNIDMAQMGLGGDDSWSPRVHPDYLLPANKPYTYSFRMRPVDVRTKVTEEVNLSLPR; this comes from the coding sequence ATGCACAAACGCTTACTCCTCCCTATCTTTTTAACAATTTTACGGCTCACCAGCAGTCAAGCCCAAACCCTACCCGACTGGGAAGATCCGCAAGTAATTAGCCAACATACCGAGAAACCTCATGCAAACTTAATTCCGTTTGCCACCGAGCAACAAGCGCTGACTGCCTCCGACTGGCGCACCTCTCCTCATGTTAAACTTCTCAATGGCAGCTGGAAATTTCGCTGGGTGAAACATCCCAAACTAATTCCGGTCGATTTCTACCAACCCACAACCAACGACCAAAACTGGGACAACCTGCCTGTACCCTCAAATTGGCAAGTAGTAGGCGCTCGGGAAGGACGACCTTATGATCGCCCTATTTTTACGAACATTAAGCACCCATTTCCGGCCACTCCTCCACGCATTACGGCTGATACGAACGCGGTTGGTTTATACCGGATGCGGTTTACGATTCCAGCATCCTTTCAGGACCGCGAGATTTTTTTACACTTCGCCGGGGTGCAATCAACCTGCCGGGTTTATCTGAACGGGCAACCGATTGGTTATCACGAAGACAGCATGACACCTGCTGAGTTTCTGCTTACAGACAAGCTCAAAGCGGGCGAGAACTTACTAGCCGTTGAAGTCATCAACTGGTCAGATGGAAGCTATCTGGAAGATCAAGACTTCTGGCGTTTTTCGGGCATTTTTCGTGATGTTTTTCTAGTCGCAACCCCTAAAACCTATCTTCGGGATTTAACCATTGTCACTGATCTGGACGATCAATACCGCGATGCCAGCCTAAAACTTACAGCTAATGTTCGCCATCTGGCTACAGGCACACAAGCTCCTTATAGGATTCGATTTACCTTATATGACCCTAAACGAACCGTTGTTTTTTCGGAGACAATCAATTCCGAGAATGCCACCGATGCGGGCCAGGAAGCCCTTTTTCGGTTGAAAAAAGATATAAAAGCACCATTGCTCTGGAGTGCCGAAACGCCCGCTCTATATACGCTTACAACCCAGTTGATTGGGGCAGATGGGCAAGTGTCGGAAGCAGTTAGTCAACGAATAGGTTTTCGCGAAATGACCTTAACTGACGGTCAGCTTTTAGTCAATGGCAAGGCCGTTACGTATAAGGGTGTCAATCGCCACGAATTTGATCCTAACACGGGGCGGGTCATTAGTCGGGAGTCGATGATTCAAGACATAAAGTTGATGAAACAATACAACATCAACGCCGTCCGCACATCGCATTATCCAAACGTAACAGACTGGTATGATCTCTGCGACGAATATGGCCTGTATGTCATTGATGAAGCTAATATCGAGAGTCATGATTTGTGGGGCAAAGGCCAGACACCAGCGGCCAAACCCGAATGGCGCGATGCCTTTGTAGCACGTGGTCGGGCAATGGTCGAGCGCGACAAGAATCATCCCTCTATTGTCATCTGGTCTTTGGGTAACGAAACGGGCATGGGTCAGAATTTTAAAGACATGGCCGACATTATGCGGCTCATCGACCCTACACGCCCCATTCATTATGAAGGTCGGCAACCGTACAATAGCACCTCGCTGACCAACTTTGATATTATTTCAACCATGTACCCATCTGTCGACGACATGGTGAAACTCATGGAAAAGGACCCTCACCGACCTGTTATCGTTTGTGAATATGCGCACGCGATGGGAAATAGCGTTGGTAATTTGAAAGACTATTGGACGGCTATCGACAAATATCCACGCATGCAGGGTGCGTTCATTTGGGACTGGGTCGATCAGGGTTTGCGGTTGAAAAATAAAGCAGGTAAAGCGTACACCGACCATATTAATTACATTGATGGGGCGAATGCCTGCGATGGCCTGGTTAACCCAGATCGGACACCCCAACCTGAAATCAACGAAGTAAAACTAGTTTATCAATACGTAAAACTAAATACGGCCGCTCCTTTAGTGCCTGGCCAACCCGTTAAACTTAACGTTCGGAATACCTACGATTTCCAATCACTTGAACCCTTCCGATTCGAATGGGAGTTGATTCGAAATGGCGAAGTAGTTCAACGGGGTGGCGAAAGTAATCTGGTGGCCAAACCAGGGCAAACGCAGGTATTGACACTTCCCATTAAGCTTAACGCCACCGTTGATACCCGGCAGATTGATGGGAATGCACGCCCTTCTGCGGCTGCACTAGCGGAGCGAAGCGCGCAGTCGGGTGAGTATTTTCTCAATGTAAGTGTCCGGCTAAAACAGGCAACCAGTTGGGCACCTGCTGGTCATGAAGTCGCATCTGGGCAATTCCCAATTAAAACCGATTCGCCAACGCCCATTGTTATGGGTATGAATCGAATTCCAGCGGTTAAGATGACAGCCACGCCAGCAGTAGTCACGATCCGCGGAAAAGAATTCGCCGTTGTTTTTGATAAAGGTACAGGAACACTGAGCCAATGGATCTATAAAGGCAAAAACCTGCTGGCACAAGCCTCCACGGCAGAGCGAAGTGCAGAGCCTGGGCTTCAGCCAAGTTTCTGGCGGGTACCTACCGATAATGACGAAGGCGGTGGACAGGCTTCTTATGCAGCTCGTTGGCGGAAGGCTGGAGTAGACACCATCAAAGCGCGCCCTGTTGAATTTAAACTAGACCCTCGGCCGCAAATGGTGCGGGTTAGCTGCACAAATGATCTGATGGCTGTAGGTGGTAGCCTTCGTCAGCAAACGGACTACATTGTGTATGGCACCGGCGATATACAGGTTACAACAACCTACACGCCTTCAGGCATCTTGCCGCCACTAGCCCGAGTTGGGATGCAGGTTCAGTTACCAACAAGTTTCACCAATTTCACCTGGTACGGGCGCGGCCCTTTTGAGAGTTACGCCGATCGGAAAGATGCGGCTAAAGTCGGACTCTACGAATCGAAAGTAGCGAACCAGTTTTTCCCTTATACAATGGCGCAGGAAAATGGCAATAAAACCGATGTACGCTGGGCTAAACTTACCGACGAACAGGGATTTGGAGTTCTATTTATGAGCGATATGAGTAACAATTCGCTACTCAATATCAACGCCCGCGATTATACCGATGCGGCTTTACTCAAAGCCAAGCAACCCAATACGCAAGACCTTGAACGCGGAAACGTAACCGTTTTAAACATCGACATGGCACAAATGGGCCTCGGTGGCGACGATAGCTGGTCACCGCGCGTTCATCCAGACTATTTGCTTCCGGCCAACAAGCCTTATACATACTCGTTCCGAATGCGGCCCGTAGATGTTCGCACAAAGGTCACAGAAGAGGTCAACTTATCTTTACCGCGTTAG
- a CDS encoding sigma-54-dependent transcriptional regulator, which yields MAKLIIVDDEQKIRAALRDILEYEGYDVDEAKDGEEGLDMILRGSYDVALCDIKMPKMNGLEVLAKVSEAEKSTQVVMISAFGNVENAVEATKRGAFDFITKPPDLNRLLITVRNAIERAKLVQETKTLKKRIYKLNEIVGESEPIKKVKDTINRVAATEARVLVTGANGSGKEMVAKQIHEKGSRANQPLVEVNCAAIPSELIESELFGHEKGSFTGAAARRVGKFEQADGGTLFLDEIGDMSLSAQAKVLRALQENKITRVGGDKEIKVNVRVIAATNKDLRQEIVNGNFREDLFHRLSVIMIHVPPLAERRVDIPLLADKFLHDIATEYGAPPKDLTSDAMNFLQSLPWTGNVRELRNVIERLVIMCGDDITLEDVKLYA from the coding sequence ATGGCCAAACTGATTATCGTGGACGACGAACAGAAAATTCGTGCGGCTCTACGCGATATTTTAGAATATGAAGGCTACGATGTTGACGAAGCGAAAGATGGTGAAGAAGGGCTGGATATGATTCTGCGCGGAAGTTACGACGTAGCTTTGTGCGATATTAAAATGCCCAAAATGAATGGCCTTGAGGTACTGGCAAAAGTTAGCGAAGCCGAGAAAAGTACACAGGTTGTCATGATCTCAGCCTTTGGCAACGTCGAAAATGCCGTTGAAGCAACCAAACGCGGAGCCTTTGATTTCATTACCAAACCACCCGATCTCAACCGCCTTTTAATTACCGTCCGCAACGCCATTGAGCGGGCCAAGCTGGTTCAGGAAACCAAAACCCTGAAGAAGCGTATCTATAAACTGAATGAAATTGTTGGCGAGTCGGAGCCTATCAAGAAAGTTAAAGATACGATCAATCGAGTTGCGGCTACTGAAGCGCGTGTGCTGGTAACAGGGGCCAATGGCTCCGGTAAAGAGATGGTAGCCAAGCAGATTCATGAGAAAGGTAGTCGCGCTAACCAGCCTTTAGTGGAAGTAAACTGCGCTGCTATACCAAGCGAACTCATTGAAAGTGAGCTATTTGGCCACGAAAAAGGGTCATTTACAGGAGCTGCTGCCCGCCGGGTCGGTAAGTTTGAGCAAGCCGATGGCGGCACGCTGTTCCTTGATGAGATTGGCGATATGAGTTTGTCGGCACAGGCAAAAGTGCTACGGGCTTTGCAGGAAAACAAGATTACACGCGTTGGTGGCGATAAGGAAATTAAAGTCAACGTGCGGGTCATTGCGGCTACGAACAAAGACCTTCGACAGGAAATTGTCAACGGCAACTTCCGGGAAGACTTATTCCACCGCCTAAGTGTTATCATGATTCACGTGCCCCCCTTAGCTGAACGGCGGGTCGATATCCCTCTCCTCGCCGATAAGTTTTTACACGATATCGCTACAGAATACGGTGCACCCCCTAAAGACCTGACAAGCGACGCCATGAACTTCCTTCAATCGCTTCCCTGGACAGGAAATGTTCGGGAATTGCGGAACGTCATCGAACGCCTGGTGATCATGTGTGGCGATGATATTACACTGGAAGATGTGAAGCTTTATGCGTGA
- a CDS encoding LuxE/PaaK family acyltransferase, which yields MSFSLTLSAAAAPLRQSLRQQVLELVSNFPDRAAFETLAMSVFRYQAAYNPLYKAYLHHLNCQPNEITRLHQVPFMPIGFFKTHSVLTGIDSSCNPAKTDTLTFASSGTTGEQTSRHFVPDLALYDAVSTQIFEQTYGLLRDFHILALLPSYLERNNSSLVYMVQQFMAQSGGVQATEPTSGFFLNNYAELTQHLRQLSQQPDQKKILLIGVTFGLLDWAESASDLSFLGKFPNLIVMETGGMKGRRKELLREEVHEILTEQLGIQAVHSEYGMTELLSQAYSMGNGVFRPSSTLRIFLRDINDPFALHPEKQTDVGSRQTGGINVVDLANLDSCSFIETQDLGQYVGAEGDFRVIGRFDNSDVRGCNLMIE from the coding sequence TTGTCTTTTTCATTAACACTTTCAGCCGCTGCGGCCCCGCTTCGGCAATCACTCCGACAGCAAGTTCTGGAACTTGTGTCGAACTTTCCAGATCGAGCGGCCTTCGAAACGCTGGCAATGTCCGTTTTTCGGTATCAGGCAGCTTACAATCCTCTATATAAGGCTTATCTGCACCACCTGAATTGTCAGCCTAACGAGATAACCAGGTTGCATCAGGTGCCGTTTATGCCGATTGGCTTTTTTAAAACTCATTCGGTTTTAACGGGCATCGACTCAAGTTGCAATCCAGCTAAAACAGATACGCTTACCTTTGCCAGTAGCGGTACTACCGGTGAACAGACCAGCCGCCATTTTGTGCCCGATTTAGCTCTTTACGACGCCGTCAGTACGCAAATTTTTGAGCAAACGTATGGTCTACTCCGCGACTTCCATATTCTGGCGTTGCTGCCGTCTTACCTTGAACGAAATAACTCCTCGCTCGTGTATATGGTTCAGCAATTTATGGCGCAGAGTGGAGGTGTGCAAGCCACTGAACCCACATCCGGTTTTTTTCTCAACAACTATGCTGAACTGACGCAACACCTACGACAACTCTCCCAACAACCTGATCAGAAAAAGATTTTGCTCATTGGGGTTACATTTGGTTTGCTGGATTGGGCTGAGTCAGCATCGGATTTGTCATTTCTGGGAAAGTTTCCCAATCTTATTGTAATGGAAACAGGTGGTATGAAGGGCCGTCGGAAGGAGCTACTACGCGAAGAGGTACACGAGATTCTGACGGAGCAATTAGGGATACAAGCCGTTCATTCCGAGTATGGTATGACCGAATTGCTATCGCAGGCTTATTCAATGGGGAATGGTGTATTTCGGCCTAGCTCAACGCTCCGAATTTTCTTGCGGGACATCAACGACCCGTTTGCACTTCATCCAGAAAAACAGACAGATGTCGGCTCGCGCCAAACGGGAGGAATAAACGTTGTCGATTTAGCCAATCTGGACTCCTGTTCATTTATTGAAACCCAGGATTTGGGACAATATGTTGGTGCGGAAGGCGATTTTCGGGTGATCGGCCGCTTCGATAATTCTGACGTAAGGGGCTGTAACTTAATGATTGAATGA
- a CDS encoding sensor histidine kinase, whose product MLKSFDIYNQNNILKIILALNLLLVGTGSLLYTNRLILKLEAREEQYVQLYVKAVEYLYSSSRPDADSGDLTFVTSEILQANKTIPVIYVDHNNQVLAKLNIDGLTKGLTQAEEHALLRNKMIEMGKNHPPIPVVMNDGKHGKVYYSNSDVLRQITYLPYALLAILTALGVLAYLSFSSSRRAEQNRVWVGLAKETAHQLGTPMSSLMAWVEYMRSDPDQYDGSITDEIEKDVQRLETITARFSSIGSVPTLKEENLNEVVKQFTDYLARRISTKVKMSLASQLPSDQMVKINKLLFEWVIENICKNAVDAMKGVGELRLNIVPLSQQQVAIDITDTGKGISKANMQKVFSPGFSTKKRGWGLGLTLAKRIVEEYHSGRLYVKSSEVGKGTTFRIILNAD is encoded by the coding sequence ATGTTAAAGTCATTCGATATTTATAATCAGAATAATATTCTGAAAATTATTTTGGCTCTGAACCTATTGTTAGTTGGAACAGGATCGCTGCTTTATACCAATCGCCTTATTTTAAAACTCGAAGCTCGTGAGGAGCAATATGTACAGCTCTATGTAAAGGCCGTAGAGTATTTGTATAGCTCAAGTCGTCCTGATGCCGATAGTGGTGATTTAACGTTTGTTACGAGTGAAATTCTGCAGGCAAACAAGACCATACCAGTTATTTATGTCGATCATAATAATCAAGTATTGGCCAAGCTGAATATCGATGGCTTAACGAAAGGGCTTACGCAGGCCGAGGAGCATGCTTTGCTTCGCAATAAAATGATTGAAATGGGTAAGAATCACCCGCCTATACCTGTGGTGATGAATGATGGTAAACACGGGAAGGTTTATTATTCTAACTCAGATGTATTACGACAAATTACGTACCTGCCGTATGCGCTATTGGCAATTCTGACAGCCCTTGGGGTATTGGCTTATCTATCGTTTAGTTCGTCGCGACGGGCGGAGCAGAACCGTGTATGGGTTGGATTGGCGAAAGAAACGGCGCACCAGTTAGGAACGCCCATGTCATCATTGATGGCCTGGGTCGAGTATATGCGCTCCGATCCTGACCAGTATGACGGATCGATAACCGATGAAATTGAAAAAGACGTTCAGCGACTGGAGACTATTACTGCTCGTTTTTCGAGTATTGGCTCTGTGCCTACCTTGAAAGAAGAAAATCTAAATGAGGTAGTTAAGCAATTTACGGATTATCTGGCGAGACGTATTTCGACGAAAGTGAAAATGAGCCTGGCCAGCCAACTGCCGTCCGATCAGATGGTCAAAATCAATAAGCTACTCTTTGAGTGGGTCATCGAAAATATATGCAAAAACGCAGTCGATGCCATGAAAGGAGTTGGCGAATTGCGACTCAATATTGTGCCTTTATCACAGCAGCAAGTGGCAATTGACATTACGGATACGGGCAAGGGGATTTCTAAAGCCAATATGCAAAAAGTATTTTCGCCAGGTTTTAGTACCAAAAAACGGGGCTGGGGACTGGGACTGACCCTAGCCAAACGCATTGTAGAAGAATACCACAGTGGTCGACTTTATGTCAAAAGCTCGGAAGTCGGGAAAGGAACAACGTTCCGGATTATTCTGAATGCAGATTAA